A DNA window from Thiopseudomonas alkaliphila contains the following coding sequences:
- a CDS encoding LysR family transcriptional regulator yields the protein MFDQLTGMRVFVLAAQQGSISAAAERLELSPTMAGRYLTQLEEYLGVKLFHRSTRRLSITEPGVNYLPACERILADISEANRMVSAQQHQAQGILRMNVPLSFGIKYLAPLMPLFSQTYPQVQVELGLTDQAIDLLAGHWDMGIRIGSLANSPSLQARKLADCQLHVCAAPAYLAQHGTPQTVADLAQHNCLQYSLSEPNRWAFGTHQQTVVEVSGNLTANNGDALVIAAIGGQGIIYKPDFLVRDALADGRLVNLTLDQPVMPQEGIYAFYPKQRYLPLKVRVMIDFLTEQLQQALA from the coding sequence ATGTTCGATCAATTAACGGGGATGCGCGTGTTTGTCTTGGCTGCACAGCAAGGCAGTATTTCTGCAGCTGCCGAGCGGCTAGAACTTTCGCCTACTATGGCCGGACGCTATTTAACACAGCTAGAAGAATATTTGGGAGTTAAGCTGTTTCATCGCTCTACCCGACGCCTATCCATTACTGAGCCTGGGGTTAACTACCTACCCGCCTGCGAACGAATTTTGGCTGATATCAGTGAGGCCAATCGCATGGTCTCCGCCCAGCAGCACCAAGCCCAAGGGATATTGCGGATGAATGTTCCCCTAAGCTTTGGGATTAAATACCTAGCGCCATTAATGCCGTTATTTAGCCAAACTTACCCCCAGGTGCAAGTGGAATTGGGTTTAACAGATCAAGCGATCGATTTATTGGCTGGCCACTGGGATATGGGGATTCGGATCGGCAGCTTAGCCAATAGCCCCAGCTTACAAGCGCGTAAACTTGCCGACTGCCAACTGCATGTGTGTGCAGCACCGGCTTATTTAGCGCAACACGGCACACCGCAAACTGTGGCCGATTTAGCCCAGCATAACTGTTTACAGTACAGCCTGAGCGAGCCCAATCGCTGGGCATTTGGTACGCATCAACAAACTGTGGTTGAGGTTAGCGGTAATCTTACCGCTAATAATGGTGATGCCTTAGTCATAGCAGCCATTGGCGGCCAAGGCATTATCTATAAACCCGACTTTTTAGTGCGTGATGCTCTCGCCGATGGGCGTTTAGTCAACTTAACCTTGGATCAACCGGTGATGCCGCAAGAGGGAATTTATGCGTTTTATCCTAAGCAGCGCTATTTACCGTTGAAGGTGCGAGTAATGATTGATTTTTTAACCGAGCAATTGCAGCAAGCACTGGCATAA
- a CDS encoding DODA-type extradiol aromatic ring-opening family dioxygenase, producing the protein MFQTAATASVPSPMPRHYIPHGAGPCFFMDWQPADEWDALKDYLASVQQRLPREPKAIVVISAHWLEAEFTVLTQAQPQLLFDYYGFPESTYQLTYPAANDLQLTDTIVQRIQGAGLRVNTDAERNYDHGVFIPLLLMFPEAQIPVVQISLRQDLDPAAHIQLGQALASLAEEDVFILGSGMSFHNMRGYGDPHYTAASQQFDQWLTDTLCLPVAERNAALANWQQAPAARLCHPVGAEEHLLPLMVVAGASGQPAQKAFSQLQLKTQISAFEFG; encoded by the coding sequence ATGTTTCAAACAGCAGCTACAGCATCGGTGCCGAGCCCGATGCCCAGACACTATATTCCCCATGGAGCAGGCCCGTGTTTTTTTATGGACTGGCAGCCAGCCGATGAGTGGGATGCATTAAAAGACTATTTAGCTAGCGTTCAGCAGCGGTTACCGCGTGAGCCAAAAGCTATCGTAGTGATTTCGGCGCATTGGTTAGAGGCAGAATTTACTGTGCTCACTCAAGCCCAACCGCAACTGTTGTTTGATTATTACGGCTTTCCAGAGTCGACCTATCAGCTTACTTACCCTGCAGCCAATGACTTACAGCTAACCGATACTATCGTGCAGCGTATTCAAGGGGCAGGGCTTAGGGTTAATACTGACGCCGAGCGTAACTATGATCATGGTGTGTTTATTCCGTTATTACTGATGTTTCCTGAGGCTCAGATTCCGGTGGTGCAGATTTCCTTACGCCAAGATTTAGATCCAGCGGCCCATATTCAATTAGGCCAAGCTCTTGCGTCTTTAGCCGAAGAAGACGTATTTATTTTGGGCAGTGGCATGAGCTTTCACAATATGCGGGGGTACGGTGATCCTCACTATACTGCTGCGTCCCAGCAGTTTGATCAGTGGTTGACGGATACTTTGTGCCTACCGGTAGCCGAGCGTAATGCCGCTTTAGCTAATTGGCAGCAGGCGCCTGCGGCACGTCTTTGTCATCCTGTAGGTGCCGAAGAACACTTATTGCCGTTAATGGTGGTGGCGGGTGCGAGTGGGCAGCCGGCACAGAAAGCCTTTAGTCAATTACAGCTTAAAACACAAATTTCAGCCTTTGAGTTTGGCTGA
- a CDS encoding DUF2218 domain-containing protein, whose protein sequence is MQQLIGQVTTENPQRLAKRLAKHWAHKFPVTEDEQQISIELTDFGRCVMCYQANGLQLQLSASAEQLAQLKQVVVDHLLRMASKETLAFSWQTAE, encoded by the coding sequence ATGCAACAGTTAATAGGGCAGGTAACAACAGAAAATCCACAGCGCTTAGCCAAGCGTTTAGCCAAACATTGGGCGCACAAATTTCCGGTGACCGAAGATGAGCAGCAGATCAGCATTGAGCTGACAGATTTTGGTCGTTGTGTGATGTGCTATCAAGCCAATGGCTTACAGTTGCAGTTAAGTGCGAGTGCGGAGCAGTTAGCTCAACTTAAGCAGGTGGTGGTTGATCATTTGTTGCGAATGGCTAGTAAAGAAACGCTAGCCTTTAGCTGGCAAACGGCTGAATAA